From Argopecten irradians isolate NY chromosome 2, Ai_NY, whole genome shotgun sequence, the proteins below share one genomic window:
- the LOC138314116 gene encoding uncharacterized protein, whose protein sequence is MAKTKTTPVKKCPMCTFRTANIDDMKEHILKCGIETMEKKTLSCPKCSYKTFRPTNMTRHQKRHDATVDVPKAAGKSLNTALSSKNSPKAQPSTSGALSKAHSPETDVESWKGQDPGDLLGEVSDSSVVHDDSSSEDDCLLAGRAIRKPTRPIPVMAPKRRVDPKDPINMVPMPVVSKKLRSSIPTQTDFERADAEKTVTKTTRYSDNGRDVELVEYCEFFGAEALDRSY, encoded by the exons ATGGCGAAAACCAAGACAACCCCGGTAAAGAAATGCCCCATGTGTACATTTAGGACGGCAAACATCGACGATATGAAAGAACATATTCTGAAATGTGGAATTGAAACTATGGAGAAAAAGACCTTGTCCTGTCCCAAGTGCAGTTACAAAACTTTTAGACCTACTAATATGACCAGGCACCAGAAGCGCCATGATGCGACAGTAGATGTTCCGAAAGCTGCTGGAAAGAGTCTGAATACTGCATTATCTTCTAAGAACTCTCCGAAGGCTCAACCTTCTACTTCAGGCGCACTTAGCAAAGCTCACTCACCAGAGACCGATGTGGAGAGCTGGAAGGGACAAGACCCTGGTGATCTTCTCGGGGAAGTTTCAGATTCATCCGTTGTGCATGATGATTCATCCTCCGAGGATGACTGCCTCTTGGCAGGACGTGCAATAAGAAAACCTACGAGGCCGATTCCTGTCATGGCACCAAAGAGAAGGGTGGACCCTAAGGATCCGATCAATATGGTTCCGATGCCAGTTGTTTCGAAGAAGCTACGTAGTTCCATCCCTACACAGACCGATTTTGAAAGAGCGGATGC AGAAAAAACTGTTACGAAGACCACCAGATACTCGGACAACGGCCGAGATGTCGAGCTGGTGGAGTATTGCGAATTCTTTGGGGCAGAGGCACTGGATAGGTCCTACTGA
- the LOC138313392 gene encoding uncharacterized protein: MIKPEGCRDVYFEAVVTQISNEGILGLDFLRSRNGLIDLKRGSLVLDDLPVDTKYEGTLGCFRVVATEKITIPGKSEMIITGQVNFPVGKQMKDESLIIEGTNYFLKNDKALVARSLVSSETSVPVRLMNLQEDPQTIYPGTNVAHASPVSTVMETVQSSSDAPTGKFREDLDQLLERSKEHRTSEQSNRVKALLLKYSNLLAASDSDLGRTTVIKHKIETGDARPIKQTLRRVPAHLSSEEDRQG; the protein is encoded by the coding sequence ATGATTAAACCTGAAGGCTGCAGGGATGTTTACTTTGAGGCAGTAGTTACACAAATAAGTAATGAAGGTATCCTTGGCCTTGACTTCTTGAGGTCAAGAAATGGTCTGATTGATCTGAAGCGTGGATCGCTTGTTCTAGACGATTTGCCTGTTGACACAAAGTATGAGGGAACACTTGGATGTTTTCGGGTTGTGGCTACTGAGAAAATAACCATTCCTGGTAAGAGCGAAATGATCATTACTGGACAAGTTAATTTTCCTGTGGGTAAACAGATGAAGGATGAATCACTTATTATAGAAGGTACCAACTACTTTCTGAAGAATGATAAAGCTCTGGTAGCCCGATCCTTGGTGAGTAGCGAGACTTCTGTTCCAGTGAGACTCATGAATCTGCAGGAGGATCCACAAACCATTTACCCAGGAACCAATGTTGCTCATGCTAGTCCTGTATCGACTGTGATGGAGACAGTGCAATCCTCTAGTGATGCACCAACAGGAAAATTCAGAGAAGATTTGGATCAACTATTAGAGAGATCAAAAGAACATCGGACTTCAGAACAGAGCAACAGGGTCAAGGCTTTACTATTGAAATATAGTAACCTGTTAGCAGCATCCGACAGTGATCTTGGACGGACTACAGTcataaaacacaagatagaaACAGGTGATGCTCGACCCATCAAACAAACTCTCAGAAGAGTACCAGCACATTTGAGTTCTGAAGAAGATAGACAAGGATAA
- the LOC138314117 gene encoding LOW QUALITY PROTEIN: calpain-7-like (The sequence of the model RefSeq protein was modified relative to this genomic sequence to represent the inferred CDS: inserted 1 base in 1 codon) encodes MDPSNSPGDLGADPLILENDGKQFAYQAVENDKAGKYDTAMFYYNEAAQALLSAALAGSTMSGIITRANEYILRAEALRSNLQAAPTNQSQKSQEKMDLERATFLLQQAFDEDEAGNETDARELYTESCDLFLNIRKAAMERKDKTLVDKVTVLATKALERKTSFINGREYXPFMSVDMKEKFAYPMPFEDRHGKLSLSPKQKKNLSGWVRPEDYQDDPKLILAVSCFSIKQTVVSDCSFVASLAISAQYERRFKKKLITSIIYPQNRQGQPVYNPCGKYMIKLHINGVQRKVVIDDFLPMGRDRQLLCSFSNNRNELWVSLLEKAYMKVMGGYDFPGSNSSIDLHALTGWIPERVALRKKSKEFDADREFRRILDRFHKGHCLITVATGELSEEAADRAGLVPTHAYAMLDIREEMGKRLFMLKNPWSHLRWKGNFSETDMANWTPQLQKRLNYDPKSAQTYDNGVFWIDYDSLLHFFDVIYLNWSPELFKYTHCVHSTWAAKEGPKKDSYNISDNPQYRLEIKAAHPAAVWILLTRHITDKDDFADNKEFITLLVYKTGGKKVFYPYSPPPYKDGVRINTPHYLCKMVEEKGTTNYTLVVSQYEKNNTIHYSLRVYASCEFTMTKIVDPYQKQFDKRINGQWKGRTAGGCSNYGDTHGFNPIYQIQLDNSMADNHIMIELLGPKQYSVGFEVRAVSENVPGAPGTFTKTTSGDFRPGYCVLQLDRISGGVYNIQPCTFLPNQDGPFFLDISSAKHFTVAQIQ; translated from the exons ATGGATCCTTCTAATAGCCCAGGAGATCTTGGTGCAGACCCTCTCATCCTTGAGAATGATGGAAAACAGTTTGCCTATCAGGCTGTGGAGAATGACAAAGCTGGAAAATATGACACAGCAATGTTCTACtataat GAAGCAGCCCAGGCCCTCCTCTCAGCAGCTTTGGCAGGTTCTACAATGTCAGGAATCATCACCCGTGCCAACGAATACATCCTCAGGGCCGAGGCTCTGAGATCAA atCTCCAGGCAGCACCAACAAATCAGAGTCAAAAGTCTCAAGAAAAG ATGGATCTGGAACGAGCAACCTTTCTTCTTCAACAAGCGTTTGACGAAGATGAGGCAGGCAATGAGACAGATGCAAGAGAACTCTATACAGAATCCTGTGACCTCTTTCTCAACATT AGAAAGGCAGCAATGGAAAGAAAAGACAAGACATTGGTGGATAAAGTTACAGTCTTGGCTACTAAAGCACTAGAGAG AAAAACATCGTTTATCAATGGTCGAGAAT TGCCTTTTATGAGTGTGGACATGAAGGAAAAATTTGCCTACCCCATGCCTTTTGA AGACAGACATGGAAAACTGAGTCTTTCTccaaaacagaagaaaaatttATCAGGATGGGTTCGGCCAGAAGACTATCAGGATGATCCGAAACTGATTCTAGCTGTCTCTTGTTTCAGCATAAAA CAGACTGTGGTATCTGACTGCAGTTTTGTAGCCTCATTGGCTATTAGCGCTCAGTATGAACGTCGCTTCAAAAAGAAATTGATCACAAG CATAATCTACCCTCAGAACAGACAGGGACAGCCTGTCTATAATCCGTGTGGAAAGTACATGATCAAACTTCACATCAACGGGGTTCAAAGAAAG GTTGTCATTGATGACTTTCTGCCGATGGGACGCGACAGACAGCTCCTGTGTTCCTTCTCCAACAACAGAAATGAACTGTGGGTGTCACTCCTGGAGAAAGCCTACATGAAGGTGATGGGAGGCTATGACTTCCCCGGATCTAATTCT AGTATAGATCTACATGCCCTGACTGGCTGGATCCCAGAGAGGGTAGCACTACGTAAAAAGTCCAAGGAGTTTGATGCCGATCGTGAGTTCAGACGGATACTGGACCGTTTCCACAAAGGTCACTGCCTCATCACCGTGGCAACTGGGGAACTGTCCGAGGAGGCAGCAGATCGGGCTGGACTTGTACCAACCCACGCCTATGCTATGTTAGACATTCGTGAAGAAATG GGGAAAAGATTATTTATGTTAAAGAATCCTTGGAGCCATTTGAGATGGAAAGGCAACTTCTCAGAGACAGATATGGCAAACTGGACTCCCCAGCTACAGAAACGCCTTAACTACGACCCAAAAAGTGCTCAGACTTACGACAATG GTGTGTTTTGGATTGATTATGATTCACTGCTCCATTTCTTTGACGTCATCTACCTCAACTGGAGTCCCGAACTCTTCAAGTACACTCACTGTGTTCACTC TACGTGGGCAGCTAAGGAAGGTCCTAAGAAGGATTCCTATAACATTAGTGATAATCCCCAGTACAGACTTGAGATCAAAGCAGCACACCCTGCAGCTGTCTGGATACTACTGACACGCCATATAACAGACAAG gATGACTTCGCAGACAATAAGGAATTTATCACTCTACTCGTGTACAAGACGGGAGGCAAGAAAGTGTTCTATCCTT ATTCACCACCCCCATATAAGGATGGCGTGAGGATCAATACACCACACTATCTGTGTAAAATGGTGGAGGAGAAGGGCACCACTAATTATACACTGGTGGTGTCACAGTACGAGAAAAACAACACGATCCACTACTCACTCAGGGTGTACGCCTCGTGTGAATTCACCATGACTAAGATCGTGGACCCCTACCAGAAACAGTTTGATAAACGG ATAAATGGACAATGGAAGGGGAGGACTGCTGGAGGGTGCAGTAACTATGGGGATACCCATGGCTTTAACCCGATATATCAGATACAGCTAGACAACAGCATGGCCGACAACCACATCATGATAGAGCTACTGGGACCAAA ACAATACAGTGTTGGATTTGAGGTGCGTGCAGTAAGTGAGAACGTCCCCGGGGCACCAGGAACTTTCACAAAGACAACATCCGGAGATTTCCGTCCAGGATACTGTGTGCTACAACTGGACCGGATATCTGGGGGCGTGTACAATATACAGCCCTGTACATTCCTACCCAATCAGGACGGACCTTTCTTTTTAGACATCAGTAGTGCAAAACATTTCACAGTGGCACAAATACAATGA